A genome region from Gloeothece verrucosa PCC 7822 includes the following:
- a CDS encoding ATP-binding protein: MEDFDLDFDLEADSDPQLASFKEYAVLHPNLKEVSQALMSAIIEPGGFAHVLVYGPSGVGKTTMIKRLEKRFNSQTNNVSRTPKNKNSVSSQGSLPLLVLEVRSSDDGIFNRANYYRIALETLGEPFYERRLLVDINTEQTWEKKGRSRSKNAQFNDSTELRRAFEDALIKHGVRAVILDEAQHLMKVGNGQSASKLLDQLDWIKSITNVTGVLHVLIGTYELLSFQNLNGQAARRGLDLHFKRYQFSVEQDRRNFQAALLALLKQVPLNTDIESLMQQWFYFYERSIGCVGVLKDWLIRASGACLRRGEDTLTIERIQEYAFNLASVRTYGYRCS, encoded by the coding sequence ATGGAAGACTTTGATTTAGACTTCGACTTGGAAGCTGATTCAGATCCTCAATTAGCTAGTTTTAAAGAATATGCAGTGCTACACCCTAACTTGAAGGAAGTTAGCCAAGCTTTGATGAGTGCTATTATCGAGCCGGGCGGATTTGCTCATGTCTTAGTTTATGGACCATCGGGGGTGGGCAAAACAACAATGATTAAGCGTCTAGAAAAAAGGTTTAATAGTCAAACAAATAATGTTTCTCGAACCCCTAAAAATAAAAATAGTGTCTCCTCTCAAGGGTCGTTACCATTACTTGTTTTAGAAGTTCGCTCATCTGATGATGGTATTTTTAATCGGGCTAACTATTATCGTATAGCCCTGGAAACTCTCGGTGAACCCTTTTATGAACGTCGGCTACTGGTTGATATTAATACTGAACAAACTTGGGAAAAAAAAGGACGTAGTCGCAGTAAAAATGCACAATTTAATGACTCAACCGAATTACGTCGAGCTTTTGAAGATGCTTTAATTAAACATGGAGTACGGGCTGTCATTTTAGATGAAGCACAACATTTGATGAAAGTTGGTAATGGTCAGAGTGCCAGCAAATTATTAGACCAATTAGACTGGATAAAATCCATAACTAATGTCACTGGTGTCCTTCATGTTCTTATTGGAACTTATGAACTGTTAAGTTTTCAAAATCTAAATGGTCAAGCCGCACGACGTGGACTCGACTTACATTTTAAACGCTATCAATTTTCGGTTGAACAAGATCGTCGAAATTTTCAAGCCGCTTTATTGGCTCTGCTTAAACAAGTTCCTCTTAATACTGATATCGAGTCATTGATGCAGCAATGGTTTTATTTTTATGAACGCTCGATTGGGTGCGTTGGCGTTTTAAAGGACTGGCTTATTCGGGCAAGTGGAGCGTGTCTTCGTCGAGGTGAAGATACTTTGACGATAGAACGAATACAGGAGTATGCTTTTAACCTCGCGAGCGTGCGAACGTATGGCTATAGATGCAGTTGA